TCAAGGTCTTGCTtcctcactcactaagagctaacctttacacaacactctcaaagtgtgctaaggactaaggatatgaatactaagctcttggatggcttagagatgtttttgggtgtgtgtgtgatgtccttaaactccagcaaacttcaaatggccggaggatggcatatatataacccaccaagtcgaactagccgtttagagccgttACCCAACTTTCTGCGCAAGCACCAGAGTATCCGAAGGtatagcaccggtgcatccggtcacACTGCGACTGAAGTAGCCATTGGGTCTTCTGTACGtgtcaccggataaaccgacgcatTAGTCCGACGgtcgtcggatcatccggtgctgaagactctGCTTTAGCTCACTTGACATCGGCTCTGAGTTGTCCTCCGGTCAATGCTCCGACGCTCCAACTTggacccgtcggttcatccggtgccactggGCTTTCTCCACGTGTCCTGACCTAGTGCACCCCATTGCTCCGATGCCTAAGcctcggttcatccggtgcaactTGGCTCCCTCCAACTAGCCTGGCACAAAGGCTGCCAATTGCTCCGACACCCtagcgtcggtttatccggtgtcAACCGGATACTCCGGTGCCACTGCATCAGATCATCCGGTGCCCATGTGaactgcagaactcgtccatttTATTCTATCTTTGAGTTCTTttttcgtgttttgctttgtttggccttattacttcatccctgggatctataattgttcacttgacaaactcattagtccaattgattgcgttgttactcaatcaccaaaatcacaaaataatggcctaatggggccattttccttacaatctcccatttttttggtgattgatgacaacacaatcaaagcaaatataaattttgcaaaaattgataaattgataccaattgaaatctAATTGAAACCTCTTatacttgcttggatgcttaccatcatccaatggtGACTTGGCCTCCCTCTAAATCCATCATCCCCTTTTGTTTCTCCCCATTTTTGCTACTTCTTGTTTTTTTCTCCCCCTTTAGAATCAAAGTTGCTTCCCCTTGAGAAGATACTCATTgtcaccttgctttgatccaaatttctcccccctttggaatcaaatcaccaaaaaaggcttgccaaaacaatatagctcaaaggaaaaagttagtagcctagggagttagttccatgaatcatgatccaattgtatgatatcaatgaagataccaattgagtgATTAttaaggtggatcacaaaacATGTACGGAGGTAGCCCTAAAATAACAAAGAATTGACAAAAATACCAATTGAAGGGGTTATAGAccatgcatacctccgggggttgtagttaccttgcatgtaccaatttgaaagtgacttgtttcaaatgataccaattgaaattgaataccaattgaaagtctttgaggTTCAAAAaaacacttggtacaccaaggtgaaCACATGCATGAGCACATAGTCTATGAACTTGGATACAGATATTTTGTTCAATAGATCATGGCTCActatgagactacaaaagataagtttaaaaatatattagtctcaaaatcacaaaccataggatgaactccccctaaaagtgtgcatttagtgtttgaatcaccaaccAAATGTTTGCACATTGTTTATGACAACCATGGAAAGTTTATCCTATagtttgtgttcatggtacaaatGAAATACATATCTCAtaaagtccatgtaccatgaagggtaatctTGTGTacctttctacacacttatcaaaccatatagattgctcatgggttagaatcataatacaagcaacccaccatatatagcactaggtgatgcaatgcaaacaacctagctagagcaatggagctacataatgcttgaattgaaatctagctaccattatcttatgggggacttgggcaacaaatgtccaagatgTGAGCTTGACTTCTTTAGTTTGAATCCTTCATCTTCTAGgtagccaagcctccaaatcccccgaagccattcttgggcttcaagtctcctttggaacccacacctttttaggccccttcatattggtgatgacatccttgggcacctaaatggagtgattccaactcTGTCGGTACACTCAATGATAGGGGTGCCAACCGGATACTCCGGTGCCACTGCATCAGATCATCCGGTGCCCCTGTGaattgcagaactcgtccatttTATTctatctttgagttctttcttcgtatttgttttgtttggcctttttacttcatctctgagatctataattgttcacttaacaaactcattagtcccattaattatgttgttacttaatcactaaaatcacaaaacaatagACTAATGGGGTCATTTTCCTTACATACTGCTTCCCATACTACTGTACATCTCCTACTTCCTCGCAACAACACTCACCAAGAAGAAACCCACCACACATGGCGTCAAATCCCACCCTCTCCTCGGCCACCTCCCGGCGTTCCTCGGGAACCGCCACCGCTTCCTCGACTGCTCCACCGAGCTCATCGTCGCCAGCCCGGACCAACGGATGGGCTTCTGGATCCCCGGGATGCGGACGGGCATCGTCACCGCCTACGTTACCCCGATACTCCAGAGGTGGTGCGAAttacgtatccgatacgtatcggataccgATACGCGGCGGATACATGACGGATACGTATCGGAGAAGTATCcgtaaaaaaataaatgaaacaTAAATCGGATACTTATTTGGGTACGTATCGGATACTCCGTGGAACGTAtcgtagagagagagagcagaggatCTGCTTCCGATCGACCGATCCAGAGAAAGGGAAGGTTATATGGACTGTTTGGTGGTCTCTTGGGCTGGACTTTTttagtttcttcttcttttcttttttattttccttttcctaCCATTAATATGCATTAATAtttaatttataaaaaattactAAAACGTATTCGCGTATCGGGTTTTTTGGGAAAATGACGTATCCCTTATCTGTATCGGCCCGATACCGatacgcgtatccgtatccgtgctgCATAGGTCACCGCCAACCCCGCCGACGTCGAGCACGTCCTCCGCGCCAACTTCGCCAACTACCCCAAGGGCGAGCACGCCACCTCCATGGTCCGGGACTTCCTCGGCCGCGACCTCTTCAACTCCGACGGAGAGCAGTGGCTCTGGCAGCGCAAGAACGCCAGCTTCGAGTTCACCAGGCGCTCGCTCCGCAGGTTCGTCGTCGACGTCGTGCAGGCCGAAGTCGCCAACCGGCTgctcccgctgctgcggcggaatcacgccgccggcgacggcgaggccggcgtCGCTGTCCTCGACCTGCAGGACGTGCTCGAGCGGTTCGCGTTCGACACCATCTGCATGGTGGCGTTCGGGCACGACCCTTGCTGCCTCGCCGACGGCGGCACCCTGGCCGAGGCGAGGTCCGACTTGATGCACACGTTCGGCGAGGCGCAGGACCTCATCATCGGCCGGTTCCTGGACCCCATCGAGGTGTCGTGGAAGGTCAAGAAGTGGCTCAACGTCGGCACCGAGCGCCGCCTGAAGAAGGCCATCGCCGACGTCCACGCGTTCGCCATGGACATCGTCCGTGCCCGGCGCCGGAGCGCGTCGCTGGACGCCCGGGACGACGTCCTGTCGCGGTTCGTGGCGAGCGACGACGCCCACAGCGACGACGAGGCGCTCCGGGACATCGTGCTCAGCTTCCTCATCGCCGGGCGCGAGACGACGTCGTCGGCGCTGACGTGGTTCTTCTGGCTCGTGTCGTCGCGGCCGGACGTGGTGGCTCGCATCGCCGACGAGGTGCGCGTGGCTCGCGAGTCCGCCGGCACGCGCGCCGGCGGAGCCATTCGGGTTCGACGCGCTGCGCGGCATGCCCTAGAGCTTCACGGAGTCGATGCGGCTGTCGTGCGCCGCCGACGACACGCTGCCCGACGGCACGCACGTTGGCGCCGGCTGGTCCGTGACCTACAGCGCGTACACCATGGGGAGGCTCGCGGCGATATATGGGGCGAGGACTGCGCCGAGTACAGGCCGGAGCGGTGGCTCCGCGAGGACGGCGCGTTCCGGCCGGAGAGCCCGTTCCGGTACACCGTGTTCCATGCGGGGGCCGAGGATGTGCCTGGGGAAGGAGATGGCGTACGAGCAGATTAAGTCGATGGTTGCGAGCGTGCTCGAAGAGTTCGTGGTCGACGTCAAGAAGGATGCCGCCGGCGGTGTGCCTGAGCACGTGCTCTCCGTGACGCTCAGAATGAAAGGGGGCTTGCCTGTGCAAGTAAGGAGAAGGGTGGGGCCCGGAGGTGCTGAATGATCAAGAACATCTGTTTCATACTTTCATGTCTCATTGGGATTTTTATTAgattttgttatatttattttacTCTTCTTTTTCGAATTTCATCTCTTGAGACTGTCGGGATAAATTTAACCAATAAAATGAATGAGAGATTGCTTCTTAGAAGAAGTTACAAAGGAACATATTTCTCTCTTGCtgggaaagaaaaaaacaatgcACGCATGTACAACTGAATATAGATCAGTTTAACTGCCTTCTATCAGGTTCTTTTTTGTTCCCAATAGACAGTTTTGTATCAAAACTGGATTTGATCAATTGACATACATGTCTCGATATGGCGAAGAATAGTCTGTGTAGTGCCTCTCATATTAATATATGGTCAGTTACTCATTATGTTCATCAACTATATACAGATTGTATTATTTAGGCTAATGTCCTACACTACATGGGTGGAGTATCAACTGTCCTGCATGCCTAGTTCTGAGTGCTATGAGGAAGCAGACCGATTTTCTTACCTGCAGAACAATCCAAGCGTTACCAGTGAGTAGCTTCTAAAGAGAAAACTTAAAGCAGGAAGCAGATGAGTCCATACCAAGAGCATCATAGAATTGCTTGGAATTAGTTCATCAAGGCTCAACATTCTCGAGCTTCAACCTCTGGATCCATCAGTCTgtgatttcacatttcaatgCCTGTCACTATGGACGAAAGTTTCTTTAGAGCAATCAAACCTATTTACCAATTATAAGAGAAAAAGGGATTTTATTAATTGATCAGGAACCGTGACTGAGAAACTAAGACAAGATCATTACCTTCAGACTTCAGTAGATAGAAGATCTCAATTGGATATCTTGTCATGCTAATAACACTGCCAATCTTGAAATTCAGTGCTGGAGGAAATTATCTGTCAGCAATATTGATGTCGTGCTTAGTACCCAGTTCTGATGTCAAATTCCAAATAACGGCCACACCTTGTTTCCAAAAGCCAGGCAAGCCATGACTCCATGAGTCAAGAACAAACAAATCTCTGATCCAGTTGTTGTATGAACTGAAAATCCTTAGCATATAACTGCAAGACCCTATAGACCTCAAGGCTAACTGACTTAACTACATGCTGATCGAATAATGACTTGTACCTAAACATTATCTCGAATTCATCCTGCTGAAATTCATTAGAAAGGATGCCCCTCCAGTTGCTTGGTTTTCCAATAGAACAAAAGCCATATAGTAGGGAAAGGAAGGTAACTGGGTCTAGCGTGTAGCCTTTGTTAGCCATCTCATCTTTCAAGTTCAGTGCTTTCTCAAGCATATTATGTCTACATAGGCTAAAGATGATAGCATTGAGTGCTGAAATCCTTGGGTCCAATCCATCAGAAACCATTTCCTTGAATACATCTAAAAGGGCACTCTTGTTATGAACCTTAACAGTGCTCCTATGGCTGGTTAGGTTGATTATACAATGCATACTATTTGTGAGCCCATTAACTAGATAATGCAACGTAACTTCACTAGGAGAGCAATGGTTAAGAAGCATGTTTTCAAAGTATGCAGCAGCTTTGATCACTTCATCTTTTTTAAACAGACTACCAATTATAATTGTATAGTGTATAACACTAGGAAATAGACCTGCAGACTGCATATTTTCAAACAAATCTTCTGCACTGTCCATATCACCTATCTTACAGTATCCACTTATTAGTGCCGAGTATGTAACAGCATTTGGGCTGCATCTCCGCTTCATCATATCACATAAGAACCTAAGAGCTCCACTTATGTTACCTTGTTTAGCATAGCCATCAATAAGTGTAGTATATGTAAACTCATCCGGAATACATCCAACCTTTCTCATGCTGCTCATGCACAGAATTGCCTCACTCATCATTCCGAACTTACAATATCCCTTTATCATAGCATTGTAGACAACTACATCAGGGCAGACACCTTTTTCCTCCATGAATTCAAATATTTTCCTCGCGTCATTGAGATTCTCACTCCTAATGAAACCATCAATCAAAGTGGTATACACATATTTATCAGGTTGGACATTTTGCTCAAGCATATCTGCAAGAAGGTTCTTAGCTGCAGGAAGCATCCGTTTCTTGCATAGACCACTAATCAGTACATTATATATGTTAGCATCAGGCATCACCTGTCTCTCTGCCATCTTCTCGCGGACCATCAAGGCCTCATTCACCTGCCCAGCAACAACAAGCCCATGAATTAATGCCCCAAATGTAATAACATCCGGAGTATGACCTCTTCCCATCATTTCCACAAGCAAATCTGATGCAACCATCACTTGTCCACTGATGCAGAAGCCGTGGATCAAAGGAGTATAGCTTAACTGATTCGGTTCCAACTCCCTCCTGATGGCCTCCCTCAAAAGCTGCACGGCCTGTCGAACATCGCCTGCCCGGCAAAACGCTGATATCAAAGTATTGAATGTGACCACATCTGGGTCACACCCACTTGCAAACATTAGCTTCAGAACAGCCATTGCCTGTGATGCTGACTGCCATTTGCACAGTGCATCAGCCAGAGTGTTGTAAACCTGAACATTGGGGCACAACCCTTTCACCCTCATTTCCTGCAGTAAGCACCCAATCTTGTCCAAATCACCTTTTCTCCCAAGCCAGTTGATAATAGCACCATAGGTCACGACGGTTGGCAGGAATCCCTTCGTCTCCATATCGCCCAACAGCAGCAATGCCCTCCCAATGTCCCCCCGCCGGCAGTACCCGTCAATCAACACATTGTAGAACACGACGTGGGGAATGCACTCCGCGCCCCACCTCGCCTCAATCAGCTTCCTCCCCTCCTCCACACTCCCTTCCAAGCACAGCCCCCGGACCATCACGCAGGTGCTGTAGTTATCCGCGCCACCGTCACTGGCAAGCATTTCGTCATACAGCCTCCGGGCGTCCTCCCAGCGCCGGCGCTCCACGAGAAGCCTGAGCAGGCGGTTGCAGTGCCTCGGCTCCGGGAGCGCGCCGTGCAGCTCCCTGGCGCGCGCGCACGTCTCGGCGGCCTTCCCGTCCATCCCGGCGTCCGCGTACGCCGCGGCAAGCGCGCCGAGGCTGGCGCgcgtgggcggcgcggcggggggcaTGGAGCGGAGCGCGGCGTCCGCGGCGTCGaagcggcgggcgcgggcgaggaGGCGGAGCAGCGCGGAGTGGGCGAGCGGGGTCGGCGCgtcatggtggcggcggtggtgggccCGGGACCAGGAGAGGAGCGCGAGGGCGAGGTCGGGgtcggcgagggaggagacggcggcggcgaggcgggcgtcGGAGAGCGGGGGCcggaggagcgcggcgagggagcggggCCAGGTCGGGtcggtggcgcgggcggcgaggacgCGCGCGAGCGAGGCCGCGAGGGCCGGGGTGATGGTTGGGTCcgggctggggcggcggcgcgggagcggggTGATGCGGGGCAGGAGCCTCGTTGACATCaaacgctgcggcggcgggcggcgagcacgGGGGCGGCGCGAATTGGAAGACCTCAGATAGCCAAGGCCAGCGGCATCAGGCCGTTGAACGGCGAGGTTGTAAGCCCTCAGGCCGCATCCAGCCGTCCACGTGATCTGAGGTGTCACCCTGGATGGCCAGAGACACCTCCCATAGTCACATGACAGAGCCGTCAGAGCCTTGATCGAATTGCTAGTACAGATGCTACTGGCAATCCAAAAGATTGCAGCTTGATTCAGCaatcactgcgttcggcaggctggagctggaatggtacgagagaaaaatactgttgagcTGGCTAGAACTGGTGGctagagtggtgtgagagaaaattactaTAGTGCTGGAGGGGAGATGaccagccgaacgcagtgaaTGTTTTTGCTACATAGACGTACAATGATTCTTAATGTTATTTAGTATTTGCTTTGGTCGCCTATAAGAATTCAAATGCAAACCATTTAAGTTACACATCATCTTATTATCCATTATCTTGTTATATCAGGAGGAGAATGCAACAGAACCACCTCAGTCGGGCCCAAAGGGGCGTCACAGATCTTGTAGAATCAGCATTATCCCCGAGGAACTTGTGCATAATGGACCCGACATGGCACCCATATGGGTTCTGAAGACAGCCCAGCCTCCTAGCCTTCTGATGATCGTAGCCTGGCCAACGGCCGGCGTGTGTTCAGTCCATTCTGATTCATGGTAGAGGCTCAAGATGGGAATGGGCCGACCCGGCCCTGGCTTTGGACCTGGCCCCATGGTCTCGATGCCAATTCTAGGGTTCATGGGTCGACCCATTTCTCCTAGATGTTATGGCCTTGATGGTCCATTATGTATTATGGGCCGAcccaaatatttttctataattctAAACTATGAATACTATTAACACTTTTAGAAAAGATAAGATTCAAGATTAACATATATCATAATAATATATTAAGATTGTTAGCAATGCATCAAATTAAACATATTTACTAGCGAttcatgattttaattttatccattttcactttCCAATGTATGATATTTCTCACTATATTTTGAAGTATATAGAATCTAACAACTTATGACCAATTGTATTTATtcaaaagaatgaagaaaaccaataaataaataaaaaattattaacATGACAAGTGGATCGACCCATAATACACATCGGGTCAATAGGTACTAGCCCTATTGACCCATTTTGGAATTTAGTCGGCCCCTATAACTCATTGACCCTATTTTTGTGGGTCGGGTCAACTAGCCAATGGGTCGACCCGACCCATTTCCATCCATAGTAGAGGCGGTAGCATGCTCGCAATGTACATATCGCCTCGTCCGGCAATAACTTTGGTAGATAAAGCCGGGGTTTCATCCAGCCCTGTGTTTGACTGCTGTATTGACGTAGCTTATTGTGAACATTACCTTAGGGTATCAGTAGTATAATCTAGAGAAAAGTCCAAATGGCCTAACGAAATAGTAGAACCTTGCTCTCAGTTGCAAAATGGCCTAACCAAATGCATAGTGAGAATCGGAgtattttgtttctttggaAAAAATAGTACCTCAACTGCAAATGTGTTGCCATACAAATTTGAACATACCAATCCTGTGTGTTTATTTATAGAACGGTCCCCAAGTGCTTCACTATTTCTTGTT
The genomic region above belongs to Panicum virgatum strain AP13 chromosome 8N, P.virgatum_v5, whole genome shotgun sequence and contains:
- the LOC120685505 gene encoding pentatricopeptide repeat-containing protein At1g52620-like — translated: MSTRLLPRITPLPRRRPSPDPTITPALAASLARVLAARATDPTWPRSLAALLRPPLSDARLAAAVSSLADPDLALALLSWSRAHHRRHHDAPTPLAHSALLRLLARARRFDAADAALRSMPPAAPPTRASLGALAAAYADAGMDGKAAETCARARELHGALPEPRHCNRLLRLLVERRRWEDARRLYDEMLASDGGADNYSTCVMVRGLCLEGSVEEGRKLIEARWGAECIPHVVFYNVLIDGYCRRGDIGRALLLLGDMETKGFLPTVVTYGAIINWLGRKGDLDKIGCLLQEMRVKGLCPNVQVYNTLADALCKWQSASQAMAVLKLMFASGCDPDVVTFNTLISAFCRAGDVRQAVQLLREAIRRELEPNQLSYTPLIHGFCISGQVMVASDLLVEMMGRGHTPDVITFGALIHGLVVAGQVNEALMVREKMAERQVMPDANIYNVLISGLCKKRMLPAAKNLLADMLEQNVQPDKYVYTTLIDGFIRSENLNDARKIFEFMEEKGVCPDVVVYNAMIKGYCKFGMMSEAILCMSSMRKVGCIPDEFTYTTLIDGYAKQGNISGALRFLCDMMKRRCSPNAVTYSALISGYCKIGDMDSAEDLFENMQSAGLFPSVIHYTIIIGSLFKKDEVIKAAAYFENMLLNHCSPSEVTLHYLVNGLTNSMHCIINLTSHRSTVKVHNKSALLDVFKEMVSDGLDPRISALNAIIFSLCRHNMLEKALNLKDEMANKGYTLDPVTFLSLLYGFCSIGKPSNWRGILSNEFQQDEFEIMFRYKSLFDQHVVKSVSLEVYRVLQLYAKDFQFIQQLDQRFVCS